The following coding sequences are from one Treponema bryantii window:
- a CDS encoding hemolysin family protein: MDDAPSVYIFIILAALIVLSMLFSISESSFLGMNKLRLRILRKNKDKRALIAGRLLDRKERLINSLLVSNDIVNIFLSSIITSIALEVFGPKGVGIATLIATLLLLIFGEITPKTISTRCPDRIAYALAPFVQVVVAVMHPVVIVVTFIARCVLRIFGIKTNAKKQSYTEEEIKTFFDMSSESGIIEENENRMMTQVFKFSDLEAQDIMVPRTKIRAVPHDATYRDILELSQRLGFTRFPVYRKSIDDIVGIIYLKDMLAYKESQSTFNLLNVMRPPLFILGTKKITSVQELLFESHDSMAIIVDEYSGTDGVITEKDISREIFALPGDDSLRGKVFDFDNVEDKTDFEINGSVLLRDLKEDLHIALESNINETIGGWFSEQIDRMPSAGDTVEFEGWLFTIKKIQSHRVERILISRIAAENEETEK; encoded by the coding sequence ATGGATGATGCACCCTCGGTCTACATATTCATAATTCTCGCGGCGCTGATTGTTCTTTCAATGCTGTTTTCTATCTCAGAAAGCTCATTTCTTGGAATGAACAAACTGCGCCTGAGAATCCTCAGAAAAAATAAAGATAAGCGCGCTCTTATTGCCGGCCGACTTTTAGACCGCAAAGAGCGCCTTATCAATTCTCTTTTAGTTTCCAATGACATTGTAAATATATTTCTTTCTTCTATTATTACATCAATTGCCCTGGAAGTATTCGGGCCAAAAGGTGTAGGAATAGCTACTCTAATTGCAACACTGTTACTTTTGATTTTTGGTGAAATCACTCCAAAGACAATTTCTACCCGTTGTCCGGATAGAATTGCGTATGCGCTTGCTCCATTTGTACAGGTAGTAGTTGCGGTAATGCACCCGGTTGTTATTGTAGTTACTTTTATTGCACGCTGCGTTTTACGAATTTTCGGTATCAAAACTAACGCAAAAAAGCAGTCTTACACAGAAGAAGAAATCAAAACCTTTTTTGATATGAGTTCTGAAAGCGGAATTATTGAAGAAAATGAAAACCGCATGATGACTCAGGTATTTAAATTTTCAGATTTAGAGGCTCAGGATATCATGGTGCCGCGTACTAAAATTCGTGCAGTACCTCATGATGCAACTTATCGCGATATTCTTGAGCTTTCACAAAGATTAGGTTTTACACGTTTTCCTGTGTACAGAAAATCCATTGATGATATAGTCGGAATAATTTATCTGAAGGATATGCTTGCTTATAAGGAAAGTCAGAGTACTTTTAATCTTCTTAATGTAATGCGTCCTCCGCTTTTTATTTTAGGTACAAAAAAAATAACTTCGGTACAGGAATTGCTTTTTGAAAGTCATGATTCAATGGCAATTATTGTAGACGAGTATTCGGGTACAGACGGTGTAATTACAGAAAAAGATATTTCCCGTGAAATCTTTGCATTGCCAGGCGATGATTCCCTTCGCGGTAAAGTATTTGATTTTGATAATGTTGAAGATAAAACTGATTTTGAAATTAACGGCTCGGTGCTTTTGCGAGACCTCAAGGAAGATCTTCATATTGCACTTGAATCAAATATAAATGAAACAATCGGTGGCTGGTTCTCAGAACAGATTGACCGAATGCCTTCTGCCGGAGATACAGTAGAATTTGAAGGCTGGTTATTTACAATCAAAAAGATTCAGTCACATCGAGTCGAACGTATTCTGATATCACGTATTGCTGCAGAAAATGAGGAGACAGAAAAATGA
- a CDS encoding hemolysin family protein, whose amino-acid sequence MTHYIITGAELLLLILCVGFFTSSETAYLSLPRLKLRSMVEQGRRNAKKVAALKDNMDRLLTTVLIGTNFLNALASAIATALAIDLLGPKGTAIAPFVTAFFITTFAQIVPKTAAGLHPDKFTCFSSIPLLILEKLFFPVIWLFEKLSHLVVIVVEKIMKPAGAIVTEEELKTLIDVGSNEGTIEKDESRLLNKIIKFNDLLVNDVMKHRSQVSMIKKEADYNEVINQFLTSGFSTLTVYSDNRENVVGVLNYKKVLFCSENIDRSEGFAGRQMSDVLFIPGTMSVLDILQQFRTSEHKFAVVLDEQGQTDGIITMEDILKVVFGHMSDENTYDNTAPEDKVELVSLNTFIVPGDMKIDDANEILGLHLESEDMNTVGGWLLEQIGYLPSAGMVFIKDKNLFTAEDVSGRRIVSVRVKKSN is encoded by the coding sequence ATGACGCATTATATAATTACTGGTGCAGAACTTTTACTCCTCATTTTATGTGTCGGCTTTTTTACTTCTTCTGAAACAGCGTATCTTTCATTACCTCGTCTAAAACTCAGAAGTATGGTGGAGCAGGGACGAAGAAATGCAAAAAAGGTTGCAGCTTTAAAAGATAATATGGACCGCCTTCTTACAACTGTTCTCATTGGTACCAACTTCTTGAATGCGCTTGCCTCTGCTATTGCAACTGCACTTGCTATAGATTTACTTGGTCCAAAAGGAACGGCAATAGCTCCGTTTGTAACAGCCTTTTTTATTACAACCTTTGCTCAGATTGTTCCGAAAACTGCTGCAGGACTTCATCCAGATAAGTTTACCTGTTTTTCTTCTATTCCTCTGCTTATTCTTGAAAAACTTTTTTTCCCTGTTATCTGGCTGTTTGAAAAATTATCTCATCTTGTTGTAATTGTTGTAGAAAAAATCATGAAGCCTGCAGGCGCAATTGTTACCGAAGAAGAATTAAAAACTCTTATCGATGTTGGTTCTAATGAGGGAACAATTGAAAAAGATGAAAGTCGTCTTCTTAATAAAATCATCAAGTTTAATGACCTGCTTGTAAATGATGTTATGAAACATCGTTCTCAGGTAAGTATGATTAAGAAAGAAGCTGATTATAATGAAGTTATAAATCAGTTTTTGACTTCTGGTTTTTCAACCCTTACTGTTTACAGTGATAACCGTGAGAATGTAGTTGGTGTATTGAATTATAAAAAGGTTTTGTTTTGTTCAGAGAATATAGACCGCAGTGAAGGCTTTGCCGGCCGACAGATGTCTGATGTTTTATTTATTCCTGGAACCATGAGCGTTCTCGATATTCTTCAGCAGTTCCGTACCAGTGAACATAAGTTTGCTGTTGTTCTTGATGAACAGGGACAGACTGACGGTATCATCACTATGGAAGATATTTTGAAAGTAGTGTTTGGACATATGTCAGATGAAAACACTTATGATAATACAGCTCCGGAAGATAAGGTAGAACTTGTTTCATTGAATACATTTATTGTTCCTGGTGATATGAAGATTGATGATGCTAACGAAATCCTTGGACTTCATCTTGAATCAGAAGACATGAATACAGTTGGCGGATGGCTTCTCGAACAGATCGGCTATTTACCTTCAGCCGGAATGGTATTTATAAAGGATAAAAATCTCTTTACAGCTGAAGATGTAAGCGGCCGCAGAATAGTTAGCGTCAGAGTGAAAAAGAGTAATTAA
- a CDS encoding omptin family outer membrane protease: MKRYFFTFIVFFFFLFSTTAESDSKSLFHFSIKPLYSFEYGTLNEFVYSKDSDQNIYKLSELNWTVKNHSIGLSADWGVKWLSFCSSFSYGLNGPSGNMYDSDWQDESDHSIKTEYSISDNTLNTFSNLELSLLGRIPLTPESISKTFSVTYIPSIKYCNSYYNFSAKDAEGWYGSSRYTTLGYTVPYNSPNAKHFLKGELMGIDYKREHQILFFGEGVKLQFYERLNLFVNFDISIFSIIESVDTHYTNKERTLGTDYRDTMTGYFNIIKVSSAIDYQFNKKLYIGANYIFTYQALTTGNTQSKNHTLDEYYLLKNSFAGSSGMTHNFSIYLKYALDDLYFIY, encoded by the coding sequence GTGAAACGATATTTTTTTACATTTATAGTATTTTTCTTTTTTCTTTTCTCTACAACTGCAGAAAGCGATTCGAAATCACTTTTTCATTTTTCAATAAAGCCACTATATTCATTTGAGTATGGAACTCTTAATGAATTTGTTTATTCAAAAGATTCTGATCAGAATATATATAAGCTTAGTGAGCTTAACTGGACTGTAAAAAATCACTCAATCGGATTATCCGCCGACTGGGGTGTAAAATGGCTTTCCTTTTGCTCAAGTTTTTCATACGGATTGAACGGACCATCCGGAAATATGTATGATTCTGACTGGCAAGATGAATCAGATCATTCTATTAAGACAGAATATTCTATCAGCGATAATACACTCAACACCTTCTCTAATCTTGAATTGAGTCTACTAGGTAGAATTCCATTAACGCCAGAATCAATATCAAAAACATTTTCAGTTACTTACATTCCTTCAATAAAATACTGTAACAGTTATTATAATTTTTCTGCAAAAGACGCAGAAGGATGGTATGGCAGTTCAAGATACACAACTCTCGGATATACTGTTCCTTATAATTCTCCAAATGCAAAACACTTTTTAAAAGGAGAACTTATGGGAATTGATTATAAAAGAGAACACCAGATTCTATTTTTTGGAGAAGGTGTAAAACTTCAGTTTTATGAACGATTAAATCTTTTTGTAAATTTTGATATCAGTATTTTTTCTATTATTGAATCTGTTGATACTCATTACACCAATAAAGAAAGGACTTTAGGTACTGATTACCGTGACACAATGACTGGTTACTTCAATATTATAAAAGTTTCTTCTGCCATTGATTATCAATTCAATAAAAAACTTTATATTGGTGCAAATTATATATTCACCTATCAGGCATTAACTACAGGAAATACACAGTCAAAAAATCATACATTAGATGAATATTATTTATTGAAAAATAGTTTTGCTGGAAGTTCAGGGATGACACATAATTTTAGTATTTATTTAAAATACGCTCTGGATGATTTATATTTTATATACTAA
- a CDS encoding RluA family pseudouridine synthase encodes MPVKNTNYSVIYSDDDFIVLNKKSGILIAADRYNEDAPRLDLMAQEEFGKLYAVHRIDKDTSGLIIYARTLEAQRELSMQFEKREVQKTYHALVYGHPLWETLDVDLPLQPDGDSRHRTVVNKKFGKPSFTSFRLIGTCGPYSWIEAKPKTGRTHQIRVHLAEKGLSIVCDPLYSGNQKPVRLSEIKKKWNGDECEERPLLSRLALHAYKIEIKHPKTGEAVSFTAPYPKDMDATRKQLAKIFGVDPLA; translated from the coding sequence ATGCCTGTTAAGAACACAAATTATAGCGTTATTTATTCGGATGATGATTTTATAGTACTCAATAAAAAAAGCGGTATTCTTATTGCTGCAGACCGCTACAATGAAGATGCGCCGAGACTGGACCTTATGGCTCAGGAAGAATTCGGAAAACTTTACGCAGTTCACAGAATTGATAAAGATACTTCCGGGCTTATTATTTATGCCCGAACACTTGAAGCTCAAAGAGAACTTTCAATGCAGTTTGAAAAACGTGAAGTACAGAAAACTTATCACGCTCTGGTTTACGGACATCCTCTTTGGGAAACTCTTGATGTTGATCTTCCTTTACAGCCGGATGGAGATTCACGCCATCGTACTGTAGTAAATAAAAAATTCGGAAAACCATCTTTTACAAGTTTCCGCTTAATTGGAACCTGCGGCCCTTATTCCTGGATTGAAGCAAAACCAAAAACCGGACGTACCCATCAGATTCGTGTACATCTTGCAGAAAAAGGACTTTCTATTGTCTGCGACCCTCTCTACAGTGGAAATCAAAAGCCAGTCCGTCTCAGCGAAATCAAAAAGAAGTGGAATGGTGATGAATGTGAAGAACGACCTCTTTTAAGCAGACTTGCTCTTCATGCATATAAAATTGAAATTAAACATCCAAAAACCGGAGAAGCAGTAAGCTTTACAGCACCCTACCCTAAGGATATGGACGCTACAAGAAAACAGCTCGCAAAGATTTTTGGAGTGGATCCACTGGCGTGA
- a CDS encoding MBL fold metallo-hydrolase, with protein MSIKCISLGAAEEVTGSKHIFRIDDRMFMIDCGSFQGKRKESDEKNRNFDIDHDSLEAVILTHGHLDHCGLLPVLTRKGWRGNIYATPATRDIANLVMMDSARIQAHDAEFLGKQARKKGEKFSWKPLYDENDCVAAANQIISLSYNRKMFIAPDVQLEFFDAGHILGSAFANVTINPNPKEPEKETRLLFTGDIGRKCKPIIRNPAIDMPAPDYIYLESTYGNKLHDNHDLAMKELIRIVRDTCAKKGKIIIPSFAIERAQELVFYLHLLTDQKKIPVVPIYVDSPMASNATSVFRVHPECYDDSVNEAFLKHHKNPFGFNSLIYTTSVEDSKALNKKEGPMIIISADGMCEAGRVLYHLANEISNPKNTIMIVGYMAENTLGRRIFEGQKEVTILGDKYEVKAKVEKCNGFSAHADYSEMIEWLKEIDTSRLKKIFLIHGELDQQEGFKQHLAEAGFNNVEIVPPDTEYELE; from the coding sequence ATGTCTATAAAATGTATTTCCTTAGGTGCTGCAGAGGAAGTAACCGGCTCAAAGCACATTTTTAGAATTGATGACAGAATGTTTATGATAGATTGCGGTTCTTTTCAGGGAAAACGAAAGGAATCAGATGAAAAAAATAGAAATTTTGATATAGATCATGATAGTCTTGAGGCAGTAATTCTTACACATGGTCATCTGGATCACTGTGGTCTTTTACCTGTACTTACAAGAAAGGGATGGAGAGGAAATATTTATGCAACTCCAGCAACCCGCGATATTGCAAATCTTGTTATGATGGATAGTGCCCGTATTCAAGCTCATGATGCAGAGTTCTTAGGTAAGCAGGCTAGAAAAAAAGGTGAAAAGTTTTCATGGAAGCCGCTTTATGATGAAAATGACTGTGTAGCCGCTGCAAATCAGATTATTTCTCTTTCATATAATAGAAAGATGTTTATTGCACCAGATGTTCAGCTTGAGTTTTTTGATGCAGGTCATATTTTAGGTTCTGCTTTTGCAAACGTTACAATCAATCCAAATCCTAAAGAGCCTGAGAAAGAGACAAGGCTTCTGTTCACCGGTGATATCGGCCGTAAGTGTAAACCTATCATCAGAAATCCGGCAATCGATATGCCAGCTCCAGATTATATCTATCTGGAATCAACATACGGTAATAAACTTCACGATAACCACGACCTTGCAATGAAAGAACTTATCCGCATAGTCCGTGATACCTGTGCAAAAAAAGGAAAAATCATTATTCCATCTTTTGCAATTGAACGCGCTCAGGAACTTGTATTCTATTTACATCTTCTTACAGATCAGAAAAAAATACCTGTTGTTCCTATTTATGTTGACTCTCCAATGGCAAGTAATGCGACTTCGGTTTTCCGTGTACATCCTGAATGTTATGATGACAGCGTAAACGAAGCTTTCCTTAAGCATCATAAAAATCCTTTTGGATTCAATTCGCTCATTTATACAACCAGCGTAGAAGATTCAAAGGCCCTCAATAAAAAAGAAGGTCCGATGATTATTATTTCCGCTGATGGAATGTGTGAAGCCGGTCGTGTTCTCTATCATCTTGCAAACGAAATTTCTAATCCTAAAAATACAATTATGATTGTAGGATATATGGCAGAAAATACACTTGGCCGCCGAATCTTTGAAGGTCAGAAAGAAGTTACAATTCTTGGTGATAAGTATGAGGTAAAGGCAAAAGTAGAGAAGTGTAACGGTTTTTCTGCACATGCCGATTACAGCGAGATGATTGAATGGCTTAAAGAAATTGATACAAGCCGTCTTAAGAAGATTTTCCTTATTCATGGTGAACTCGACCAGCAGGAAGGTTTTAAGCAGCATCTTGCAGAAGCTGGTTTTAATAATGTAGAAATTGTTCCTCCAGATACAGAATATGAACTCGAATAA
- the pflB gene encoding formate C-acetyltransferase, with translation MTLRPEWEGFNPNGLWTSEINVRDFIQANYTQYDGDSSFLAGPTKATEKLFDELQKLQKAEYTKKSVGLDGKERNGVLDMDTDVVTGLTSHPAGYICPEGKDLEQVVGLQTDKPLKRAFMPFGGIKMAEQSCEMYGYKPNAELHKIFTEYHKTHSDAVFDVYTPEIRKARKAHILTGLPDTYGRGRIVGDYRRVALYGIDYLIEQKEADKANCGNGTMTENIIRQREELAEQIKALKGMKAMAALYGYDISKPATTAKEAFQWLYFGYLAAIKTQNGAAMSVGRISTFLDCYIERDLKKGILTEEKAQELVDHIVMKFRMVRFARIESYNQLFSGDPIWATLEVGGLGQDGRSQVTKNDFRFLHTLENMGPSPEPNMTVLYSKRLPENFRKYAAKISIDTSSIQYENDDIMRPIWGDDYSICCCVSATQTGKEMQFFGARANLAKALLYAINGGKDEGAGLTPYAQVGPELQPITSEYLDYDEVMRKYDVMLDWLCDLYVNTLNAIHYMHDKYYYEAAELALIDTDVRRTFATGIAGFSHVVDSLSAIKYAKVKVIRDDHGLACDFKPEGDFPRYGQDDDRADEIAVWLLKTFIGKIKKHPTYRNAEPTTSILTITSNVVYGKATGALPNGRPAHAPFSPGASPSYGAETKGLIKSLNSVAKVPYKYSLDGISNTQTINPSALGHNEAEQVENLVNILDGYFSKGAHHLNVNVFGVEKLKDCQAHPEKPEYANFTVRVSGYAVRFINLTKEQQDDVIARTCHASL, from the coding sequence ATGACTTTAAGACCAGAATGGGAAGGATTCAATCCTAATGGTTTATGGACAAGCGAAATCAACGTTCGCGACTTCATTCAGGCTAACTACACACAGTATGATGGAGATTCATCATTCTTAGCTGGCCCAACAAAGGCAACAGAAAAGCTTTTTGATGAACTTCAGAAATTGCAGAAAGCAGAATACACAAAAAAATCTGTTGGATTAGACGGAAAAGAACGCAACGGTGTTCTTGATATGGATACTGACGTTGTAACAGGCCTTACTTCTCATCCGGCTGGATATATTTGTCCGGAAGGAAAAGACCTTGAACAGGTTGTAGGTCTCCAGACAGACAAACCATTGAAGAGAGCATTTATGCCTTTCGGTGGAATCAAAATGGCAGAGCAGTCTTGCGAAATGTATGGTTACAAGCCAAACGCAGAACTTCACAAGATTTTCACAGAGTACCACAAGACTCACTCAGACGCTGTATTTGATGTATACACTCCAGAGATCCGCAAGGCTCGTAAGGCACACATCCTTACTGGTTTGCCAGATACATACGGACGTGGACGTATCGTAGGTGACTATCGCCGTGTTGCTCTTTATGGTATCGACTACCTTATCGAGCAGAAGGAAGCTGACAAGGCTAACTGCGGTAATGGTACAATGACAGAAAACATTATCCGCCAGCGTGAAGAGCTCGCTGAGCAGATTAAGGCTTTGAAGGGTATGAAGGCTATGGCTGCCCTTTATGGTTATGATATTTCTAAGCCAGCTACAACAGCAAAAGAAGCATTCCAGTGGCTCTACTTCGGATACCTTGCTGCTATCAAGACACAGAACGGTGCTGCAATGTCTGTAGGACGTATTTCTACATTCCTGGATTGTTACATCGAACGCGATCTTAAGAAAGGCATCCTTACTGAAGAGAAAGCACAGGAACTCGTTGACCATATCGTTATGAAGTTCCGCATGGTACGCTTCGCTCGTATCGAATCTTACAACCAGCTCTTCTCTGGTGACCCAATCTGGGCTACTCTTGAAGTTGGTGGACTTGGACAGGATGGCCGTTCACAGGTAACAAAGAACGACTTCCGTTTCCTCCATACTCTCGAAAACATGGGACCTTCTCCAGAGCCAAACATGACTGTTCTTTACTCTAAGAGACTCCCAGAAAACTTCCGCAAGTACGCTGCAAAGATTTCTATCGATACATCTTCTATCCAGTACGAGAACGACGACATCATGCGCCCAATCTGGGGTGATGACTACTCAATCTGCTGCTGTGTATCTGCTACACAGACTGGTAAGGAAATGCAGTTCTTCGGTGCCCGCGCTAACCTTGCAAAGGCTCTTCTTTACGCTATCAACGGTGGTAAAGACGAAGGTGCAGGTCTTACTCCATACGCTCAGGTTGGTCCTGAATTGCAGCCAATCACTTCTGAGTACCTCGACTACGATGAAGTTATGCGCAAGTATGATGTAATGCTTGACTGGCTCTGCGACCTCTATGTAAACACATTGAACGCAATCCACTACATGCACGATAAATACTACTACGAAGCTGCTGAATTGGCTCTCATCGATACAGATGTTCGCCGTACATTCGCAACTGGTATTGCAGGTTTCTCTCACGTAGTAGATTCTCTCTCTGCTATCAAGTATGCAAAGGTTAAGGTTATCCGCGATGACCACGGTCTTGCATGCGACTTCAAGCCAGAAGGAGACTTCCCACGCTACGGTCAGGATGATGACAGAGCAGACGAAATCGCAGTATGGCTCCTTAAGACATTCATTGGAAAGATTAAGAAGCACCCAACATACCGTAACGCTGAGCCTACAACATCTATCCTTACTATTACTTCTAACGTTGTATACGGTAAGGCTACAGGTGCTCTCCCTAACGGACGCCCAGCTCACGCTCCATTCTCACCAGGAGCTTCTCCATCTTATGGTGCAGAAACAAAGGGACTTATCAAGTCTTTGAACTCTGTTGCTAAGGTTCCATACAAGTACTCACTTGATGGTATCTCTAACACACAGACAATCAACCCATCTGCTCTCGGACACAACGAAGCTGAACAGGTTGAAAACCTTGTAAACATCCTCGACGGATACTTCTCTAAGGGTGCTCACCACCTCAATGTAAACGTATTCGGCGTTGAAAAACTTAAGGACTGCCAGGCTCACCCTGAAAAGCCAGAGTATGCTAACTTCACAGTTCGCGTATCAGGTTATGCAGTTCGCTTCATCAACCTTACAAAGGAACAGCAGGACGACGTTATCGCTCGTACTTGCCACGCTTCTCTCTAG
- a CDS encoding transporter substrate-binding domain-containing protein translates to MNITSKKLTTVLIVVSLLSLSPVFAAKSKKSKSKVRTINVAHTITNVPYDFLDEKGQPDGFELAVLKAVDELLPEYEFKFHGVSDEELLIGTESGKYQVGTKGAWITEERKKKFLIPNNPLAASVIGIAFRAENADQIKDLESFASYSGKLIPISPQSAQFSVIQEFNDKHPSNQIKLVPSDVFDIADSYLWVLEGRYDAYFVLKLSFEKNVLKETGPYHLFADKLAYVPYKGIPTWPLFNKKEVELAAAYDKAVQTLKENGTISALSLKYFGEDVFNFVSD, encoded by the coding sequence ATGAATATTACTTCTAAAAAACTTACAACAGTGCTTATTGTAGTAAGCCTGCTTTCTCTTTCGCCGGTTTTTGCTGCAAAAAGCAAAAAATCAAAATCTAAAGTACGTACAATAAATGTTGCACATACAATCACAAATGTACCATACGACTTCCTAGATGAAAAAGGTCAGCCAGACGGTTTTGAACTCGCAGTTCTTAAGGCTGTAGATGAGCTTCTTCCTGAATATGAATTCAAGTTTCATGGTGTAAGCGATGAAGAGCTTTTGATTGGTACAGAATCTGGAAAATATCAGGTTGGTACAAAAGGTGCCTGGATTACTGAAGAACGTAAAAAGAAGTTTTTAATTCCAAATAATCCTCTTGCTGCAAGTGTAATCGGAATTGCTTTCCGTGCAGAAAATGCAGATCAGATAAAAGATCTCGAAAGTTTTGCAAGCTATTCTGGAAAATTGATTCCAATTTCTCCACAGAGTGCACAGTTCTCTGTAATTCAGGAGTTCAACGATAAACATCCTTCAAATCAGATTAAGCTTGTTCCTTCTGATGTTTTTGATATTGCAGATTCTTACCTCTGGGTACTCGAAGGTCGCTATGATGCATACTTTGTACTCAAACTTTCTTTTGAAAAGAACGTTCTGAAAGAAACAGGTCCATATCATCTGTTTGCAGACAAGCTTGCTTACGTGCCATACAAGGGAATTCCAACCTGGCCTCTGTTCAACAAAAAAGAAGTTGAGCTTGCCGCTGCCTACGACAAGGCCGTGCAAACTTTGAAAGAAAATGGTACAATATCAGCATTGTCACTCAAATACTTCGGTGAGGATGTGTTTAATTTTGTGAGTGACTAA
- a CDS encoding amino acid ABC transporter permease has protein sequence MSRPFSPVQIYNSFLKIIPYAGTTFGVVLGTIILGMALAILLFAQKQSKKRWVCAIADGYINIIRCTPSIVLLFIVYYGIPKIALAAFDVNLNFSSKIIYVIISLSLIYAASLAEVIRSAYLALGRAQYEAALAIGLTPLQAVWRVMLPQGIVVALPNLGNSLISLFKEGSLAFTIGLIDMMGAGNLIISRNYGAYSLETYLALAVIYWSLTLIIEQIFLKLEKHYSKGRRSLDAA, from the coding sequence ATGTCCCGACCATTTTCCCCGGTCCAGATTTACAATAGTTTTCTGAAAATCATTCCGTACGCCGGTACAACATTCGGTGTTGTGCTTGGAACCATCATTCTGGGCATGGCACTTGCAATCCTTCTTTTTGCGCAGAAGCAGAGTAAAAAACGCTGGGTGTGCGCTATTGCAGACGGCTATATAAATATCATCCGATGTACGCCGAGCATTGTTCTTCTTTTTATCGTTTATTACGGAATTCCAAAAATCGCACTTGCTGCTTTTGACGTAAACTTAAACTTTTCTTCTAAAATCATATATGTAATAATTTCGTTGTCGCTGATTTATGCAGCTTCGTTAGCTGAGGTTATACGATCTGCGTATCTGGCGCTCGGACGGGCTCAGTATGAGGCGGCTTTGGCTATTGGCCTAACTCCACTGCAGGCTGTCTGGCGTGTAATGCTCCCGCAGGGTATTGTTGTAGCGCTTCCTAATTTAGGAAACTCGCTTATTTCTCTTTTTAAGGAAGGAAGCCTTGCTTTTACAATCGGTCTTATTGATATGATGGGGGCGGGGAATCTTATAATTTCACGAAACTATGGCGCTTATTCTCTGGAAACTTATCTGGCTCTGGCAGTAATTTACTGGAGTCTCACTCTAATAATAGAACAGATTTTCTTAAAACTTGAAAAGCATTATTCAAAGGGCAGGAGGAGTCTTGATGCAGCTTGA
- a CDS encoding amino acid ABC transporter permease codes for MQLDFSYLIKTFWLCVKAIPVTLEITIVSLLLAVIPALLIALARIHHVKVLDVICRIFVSFIRGTPIVLQILIVYSIMPSLLNSLVKSAGWSINVFEINPVIYAFAVFGINSSATLSEVFRSAISSVDRGQLEAALSIGETRFQAFRRVVFPQAVVSALPNLCSTTVILIKNTSLAFMMTVREITAVAKIEAAYGYNYVESYIDIFVIYIVVCLAVEFIFRKIEKRVVYKGIKNYRSFGRIRGC; via the coding sequence ATGCAGCTTGATTTTTCCTACCTTATAAAAACTTTCTGGCTTTGCGTAAAAGCAATTCCAGTAACTCTTGAAATCACAATTGTGTCTCTGCTGCTTGCAGTAATTCCGGCCCTTTTGATTGCGCTTGCCCGCATTCATCATGTAAAAGTGCTGGATGTTATTTGCCGCATCTTTGTTTCGTTTATACGCGGTACGCCAATCGTTCTTCAGATTCTGATTGTCTACAGCATAATGCCAAGTCTTTTGAACTCACTGGTAAAATCTGCCGGCTGGTCAATAAATGTTTTTGAGATAAATCCTGTAATTTACGCTTTTGCAGTTTTTGGAATTAACTCAAGTGCAACACTGAGCGAAGTTTTTCGTTCGGCAATTTCTTCTGTTGACCGTGGTCAGCTTGAAGCGGCTCTCAGCATTGGTGAAACTCGATTTCAGGCTTTCCGCCGCGTAGTATTCCCTCAGGCTGTTGTTTCTGCTCTTCCTAATCTCTGCAGTACAACCGTCATATTAATCAAAAATACTTCGCTTGCTTTTATGATGACCGTACGCGAGATTACAGCAGTTGCAAAAATTGAAGCAGCTTATGGATATAATTATGTTGAATCCTATATCGATATTTTTGTAATTTATATTGTTGTATGCCTTGCAGTAGAATTCATTTTCCGTAAAATAGAAAAGAGAGTTGTATATAAAGGCATAAAGAACTATAGAAGCTTTGGAAGGATAAGAGGATGCTGA